DNA sequence from the Prochlorothrix hollandica PCC 9006 = CALU 1027 genome:
GTAATCGTATCCCCCATGCGGATATCGCTGGCGGTGCTGAAGGTGGGACCAAAGCCATCCAGATTGCCAATCAGGGCATTTTGCACACTCAACCCATCGTCATAGGTGATGGTACGAGCGCCAACTTCCTCCCGGTGAGCGGCATAACCCGCTACATCTGGGTCATTAAACTGGGTGAACTGCTGGGGTCGATCGCCCTGAACTAACTTGATCTCATTAAAGCGATCGAGTTGGAACATCTCATTAATAGTCAGGGTATCGGTGAAATTCACCAACATCCCTTCAAATGCTTCCAAATCCGGCTGCGGTGTTCCCCCTTGACTGAGGCTGGTACCGGCAGCGGGCAGGGTAATGTTTGCCGCCGTGGGCAGGGAATTACCGGAACTGATAACGGTAACTGTGGTGGGCGTAAGTTGGGTTTCCCCAAAAAACTCGCTAATGGTGCCTGTGATTTGAACTTTATCTCCCCGACTGACCGCTACACTAGGACTGGCACCATCAAAGATAAAGAGTCCCTCGGACGTTAGGGCATTGCCATCGGCATCGATATTTTCTTCTTGGACATAAAATCCGCGCAGATTGCGACTGGTATCGCTATCTCCATCCTGAAAGTCACCCACCACGATCGCCTCGATCGTCACCGTCTGGCCAGCTAAAGCACTGGCATCCCCATTGCCTTGAATCCCGTGAATTTTGGTAATTGCCACATCATTATCGGTAATGACAATATTCTGAGAGGTGGTAGCGCCTAATGTGATGCCAGCCGATGGGGTGCTGATAGTTAATACGGCGGTTTCGCTTCCTTCAACTAATGCATCATCGACAATAGTAAAGGTGACTGAGCCTGTGGTCTGTCCGTTGGGGATGGTAATCGTGGAACTGCTGAGGGTGTAGTCACCTGCGGTGATACCTGTGCCAGTGACAGCTAAGTTAACGGTTTGAGCGCCAGAAACAGCACTAGAGGCGGTGGCGGTGACGGTGATTGCGGTTGTTCCTGCTTCTGTGCCAGTGTTAGAACTCACAGATAAATTGACGGTGGGAGTAGCTAAGGCAGCAGCCGTGGTGAAGTTCCAAGTTGAGTTACCGCTGATCCCTGCAAAATCGTTACCAGCAGTGTCTTCGATCGCCCCCGCCGCAATTTCCACATACAGCAACCCTAAATCAGTTGTAAGGATCTCGATGGCTGAAACCCTTGGTGTGGTGTGCCCCCGGAGGGGGCACACCACACGACCCATTTAGGACTGCTGTAATAGCCAGTGGAGTTAGCCAGATCATTGGTGGGATTGATGGTGACAGTAGAACCACTAACGGTGACTTGAGCGGAGGTAACGTCGATCGTTTCGACTACGGCATTATCTGATGATTGCTTAATAACGATGTTGCCAGTGCCTTTTTGGACGTTCTCGCTGAACTGCACCTGTAAGTTATTACCAACGACTACATTGCTGGAATCGTCTACGGGGGTGAGTGTAGCGATCGTGGGTGCAGTTGTGTCAGTCCCACCAGCAGTAAATGTACCGATCGGCCAAGATGGTGTAGCCGTTGCATTCACATTTGAAGCATCATCATCAAGGGCATTTACTCCGCTGAATGTCCACTCGGATGCGTTAAAAGTGCTACTCGGATCAACGTCATTATTACGATAAGCCCAACCGTCAAGGTGTTCCCAAGGTCTGCCCGTACCATCGACACCAATTTCACCAAAGACATCTACGATCGAGTTATTTTCAAACAGAATGATCGTGTCATCTCCATTGATGTTCGCTACAGCATTGACGAAGGTTGGATTAAACCCAAAATAGGCATTAAACTGTGTTGTTTCACTGGCAACATAGATATAGTCACCTGCTGTTGCAGAGCCAGTTAAGGTAAAATCTACACCAGTACTTGCACTGCCATTGGTTGCAGCTTCAATGCCATAGATGCTGAGATCAGCAATGTCGTTTAGAGCATATAACTCGATCGCTTTCGGGGTACCCCCTGTGAGTGGGCCGTCAATAACACCCGTAATAATTAAGTTAGACACGATCGTTCCTCCTGTATTGGTTCTTGTAAAATTTCAGGTAGCAGGGTCGCTCATGCCAGCAAAATCATTACCCGCCAGGTTGTCGATCGCGCCCGCTGCAATTTGCACAGAGTAAGCGGTGCCTGGAGCCAGAGAACTCGTCAGATCGATCGTGACGGTATCGTTGCTAACATTGACTTGGCTAGAGGTAATCGAGATCGTTTCAACGATCGAACTATTGGAGACCTTATAATTTTTACACTTCTAGTGCCTTTTTTATATCCGCATTAAACTGAATTTCCAGGCTGCTATTCAATCCTATTTCCGTTGAATTATCCGTAGGTGTAAACTGGACTACACCGGGGTTCATAATATTGACCACAGCCAGATCAATCTCAGTTCAGTATCGGACAAAAAAAGGGATCAGAATGATCCCAAATTCTCACGGGTTAAGCATTTGAGACTGATCAGCTAATACCAAATCCGACTAATCTCGATTCGTTTTGGTAGGGGCAATCCCCCCGTGCTTGCCCCTGTATTTGGCGGTCAGAGGGTCGGCACCCTTCGGCACCGCTCAGGACAGGCAGGGGCACGACCTCTACCCGTTTATTCTGTTTCAGGCTCAACGGATTTGGTATAAGACCCTTGTATAGTCAGTGCTTCCAAGATTTTGTCTGGTACGAAGTCAGGTCAGTTCATTCATTGGTTGTACGTCAACCCATCATGAAAAGCAGAAAAAAGCCCTTGCTCTAAGTTTAAGTCTGAGCAAGGGCTAGAGTGGGTAGTCCACTCTAAAACACTTTAAGTCGATAGACCTTAGGCGAAATTGACTTGGATGATCATGTCATCGAAGTCCCGATCGCCGCCGCCAAATTGGTCTTCCACCGCAAAGGTGCCACTGCCCAGCAGACGGAAGTGGTCCACCCCGTCGCGGTTCACCGATCGGAAGGGGGTAAAGATGCGATCGGCGCTGTAATTGCCAAAATCTCCATCGGCGATGATGAAGGGGGAAAGAATGGCGTTACCCGCAAAGAGGAAGTTGCTGTTGGTGGTGGATTTGAGTTCGATCGCCAGGGTTTGAGCCTGTTGAATCAGCACCTCAAAGTAGTTACTCGCTCCCACGCTAGCTAGGGTTTGGCCATTGCCTCCCAGGATATTGCCCGTTGTATCGGTGCGGTAGAAGCCCACCAGGTTATCGAAGGCGGCTTCACTAAAGACGCGAACCTGGCCCGTTAGCCCATCTTCACCCCGCCGATCGAGCAATTCCAAGAACTCGCGGCCCGTTTGCAGCCCAAAGCGCTTTTTCGCTAGCCCCGGAGCATCGTCCTTAGCTTCGATTTCCAGGCTAAACTCTAGGTCACTGCCTGCAAAGCTCAACTCAAAACCCGTTTCGCTAAAGCTACCTACACTAAAGCTGCTGGAGTTCGAGAAGGAAACCTTGGCGTTAGCATCCCCTAGCTGGCCATTTTCCACCAACAGGAACCCAAAGCGCTGGCTAGCTTCCAGGTCAATGATTTGGCTGAAACTGTAGATATCCAGGCCACCGGGGAGACCACTGGCATCGAACTCCGAACCCGCCAAGAGACTGAGGGATCCGAGAACCTTACTGTCATTGAGGATGGCATCCAGGTAACCACTGGATCCCGGTGTTTGGCCCGCAACGGAACCACTGGCATTCTCCACCTTAAAAATCACCAATTCACTGGCAAATTTGATTTTGGTGGCATTGGCTTTGATTTTGATCTCAAAGCTCAAGTTCGTCTGGGCCTTGAAGAAGCCCCCGCTGACCGGTTCCGTGGTGTCAAAGCCAAACTCATCCTCCACGGGGGGTTCCGGATCAATGGTGGGTGGCATAGCCGGAGGTGCAAGATCATCGGGAGCTTCTAGGAAAGCAAGTTGACCGCCTTGCACTAAACCAGCGTTAGCAATAATGCCATCGCGTAAGCTGTGGGCCTGCACATCAAAGAGGAACAGTTGACCGGGATCTTCCCCAAAGAGGGTAGACACATCAATGATGCCGGAGGATTCCCAGTTTCCAATGTCATCAGGAGAGCTATCGGTTTGTCCATCGGGAAGTGCAGAGCGATCCATTTGTGCAACACGGATCAATTCACCCGTGTTGGGGTTTAAGCGCCAGATCGAGGCTTCTTCCCCGGAGGTTAAGCCAAACTCGTCATAGCTGCTGTCTTCCTGAAGATAAACCCAACCATCATCCGCCCAATCCAGGTTGTCAGGACTACGCAGACCAAA
Encoded proteins:
- a CDS encoding Ig-like domain-containing protein is translated as MSNLIITGVIDGPLTGGTPKAIELYALNDIADLSIYGIEAATNGSASTGVDFTLTGSATAGDYIYVASETTQFNAYFGFNPTFVNAVANINGDDTIILFENNSIVDVFGEIGVDGTGRPWEHLDGWAYRNNDVDPSSTFNASEWTFSGVNALDDDASNVNATATPSWPIGTFTAGGTDTTAPTIATLTPVDDSSNVVVGNNLQVQFSENVQKGTGNIVIKQSSDNAVVETIDVTSAQVTVSGSTVTINPTNDLANSTGYYSSPKWVVWCAPSGGTPHQGFQPSRSLQLI
- a CDS encoding Ig-like domain-containing protein is translated as MVETISITSSQVNVSNDTVTIDLTSSLAPGTAYSVQIAAGAIDNLAGNDFAGMSDPAT
- a CDS encoding DUF4114 domain-containing protein; protein product: MLASTGRDSLFPSDRWGTTYIIDTDFSDLDNITADVNAIYDGDDAGAGQFTDPDFGLRSPDNLDWADDGWVYLQEDSSYDEFGLTSGEEASIWRLNPNTGELIRVAQMDRSALPDGQTDSSPDDIGNWESSGIIDVSTLFGEDPGQLFLFDVQAHSLRDGIIANAGLVQGGQLAFLEAPDDLAPPAMPPTIDPEPPVEDEFGFDTTEPVSGGFFKAQTNLSFEIKIKANATKIKFASELVIFKVENASGSVAGQTPGSSGYLDAILNDSKVLGSLSLLAGSEFDASGLPGGLDIYSFSQIIDLEASQRFGFLLVENGQLGDANAKVSFSNSSSFSVGSFSETGFELSFAGSDLEFSLEIEAKDDAPGLAKKRFGLQTGREFLELLDRRGEDGLTGQVRVFSEAAFDNLVGFYRTDTTGNILGGNGQTLASVGASNYFEVLIQQAQTLAIELKSTTNSNFLFAGNAILSPFIIADGDFGNYSADRIFTPFRSVNRDGVDHFRLLGSGTFAVEDQFGGGDRDFDDMIIQVNFA